In Thunnus thynnus chromosome 4, fThuThy2.1, whole genome shotgun sequence, the DNA window atatgaagaactgtagttcaatcaatacgTTCAAGGCCAAATTgtaaaatctactaaagaccaatcagctgtgtgaccactgagtctaaactccatctatggtcttctctttagcgcaggtagtcttgcttttaatatGACAGGTTTACataattaatttctaattgacattgtgggtgtatgtgatgtgctgttgtgtgtagctttgtattttgtattttgtatggtgagttctgtgtgttttttgctttgtactgtttgttgttgcgctgttgtatgttttgattgtggagGACTGCCaatgcaaattagctttgagctaacagtgcagtgcatctttaatgtttaaaaactgcacactatcccaatcaataaatcaaatcaatcaatcattaaaAAGGGCTTTTCTTAATTGTTATGAATATTTTGGTCTTTGCTgcattatgtatgtatgtagagAGCATATTAATCCACAGAAAATATAAATCCCCTGTATGAGTATCACTCTGGGAGGTCTTGTCACTGAATCTGCATCATCTCACCTCCAAGGTAGCAAATTTATTCAAGCAGCTAATTTTATTCAACAATGCTGAGAAACATATATAAtttcacaaagacacacatactgtatatgaacacacacacacctaacagGGGACAGTGTTTAAGCTGTCTGAGTGTGTATTTCCCAATCTGCTTGGACTGGTTTAACTTCACAGAaacaaaggagggaaaaaacacagcGTTGAAGGTCACAGGGGGGTCAACGACACGCCGCACCAGGAAGAGAACCACCTCTTCATACAGGAGatgcacaaaacataaaaagtgcCAAACTACCTATTCTCCTGCCTGAGAAAGGAAACAAGTGAGCCAGAAACCAAGCCAAATATCTAATTAAGAAGGTAATGGGGTTGATCTGGTCTTTGATCTGTGGTCAAGTTGAAGTTCCAGCTCTTGTTATTCCAACTATCAACTCATCTGTATAGTTCCCCACTGTTTCCTAAACGTCTCAGGTCTCACATGGTTCCTGTAGACCAGGACGGAGGCAGAGGTTGCAGTCAGACAATTGGCTTTGTCTGTGTCACATGTACGCTGACATAATCCACTGGTAGAAATATTATTCTTTGTAATTTAAGATTACAAGTCTGAATTTGCTTTACTGGTGTAAATGATCATACCAGCAGAAAGCTATTGTTTTTGCTagcatgaataaaaacctgacAGTTTTCTAGAGCGCCTCatttctgtgatatgcagtcGTTAAATCATTTTCTGCAAATATAAATCACTCCTAGATTACACAGTGCTCTATTCTCTCTAGCAGCATAATACAGTATTCCTCTCTAGCATTAATTATCCCATTATGTAAAATGAGAAATATGAACGCATGCCACTCTGATTACACTGAGTGTGTAAGAAAACTTTCAAATATTCAAACTGTGTTCAAAATCTGGAAACTGGACTTAGAAACTGAAACTGTTAAAATTTGAGACTAACCAGCTCAAATATACACAGCGACTCAAACACATCTCTCTGTTGTGTATTATTTGCACGGCTTTCTCCTTATCCTGGGCCTGTGTTGGAGGAAAGAGACAGGAGGTGCAACAAGGATGTGTCCATTCAGGCATCAGGGAACAACAAATTAAGAGGTTCAGATCAGGTTACTTCAGCAGGACAGTAAAATCCCCTGCATTTAATTTCACAGAATATCTGAACCATATATATGCGCACTCACCTTCATCAGCTGCCTTTCCCTAAATGCCAGGAGAGGATTTAtggatacattttaaatttgttaaaCAATCTTAAAATGTTTGCATTGTCAATTCAAGCACTATAAATAACAGAGACAAAGACGCTGCAGTAAACAAGCAGCATATTCAGAGATGtagtttaaataaaaaggtgTACAGTACCATCTAGTGGTTGTTGGCATATCACAACTCTGCTTCATAAAGTGGAGgctttactgtatgtgtacagtattcaagatgaaactaaatatttaaataaatgaaccCTTTCACAATAAAAAGAACCAAACAAGTCAGAATAACTTAAATTGTtgatatttattaaaaactaaaactacagaGCTGAGatgttttgctctgttttttttttctctctaagaGGAACCACACTGTGGTATCAATATTTACACTCATAATATGAACCAACTACACAGCAAATATGATATTTCAGAGATCAGGTAGAGTTCCTGAAGAAGGACAGCATGTCATCCAGATTCTGAGAAGCACCCTGAGGGGCCTGCTGGGCTTGGCTGTGGTCTGTGGGCTGGGGGGGCTGCTGAGGTGGATACTGGGGTGGATACTGAGGTGGATATTGGGGTGGGTACTGAGGTGGGTACTGGGGTGGGTACTGTGTGGGAAAGTGAGGGGGCAGGTGAGGTGGAAATGTGAactgaggaggaggtggaggaggaaacGGAGGATAAAACTGAGGAGGGGGATGCTGTAGGTTGACAGGAGGAGCAGACACAGGAGCTGACGGTGTTGGCTCTGAAGGTGCTGGAGGATTTTGTTGAGgttgaggaggtggaggagtaGTTTTGGGCTCAGGGTGTGGTTCTGCCTTGCTCTCAGAGATTCCTGCTGGGCCTTTTGTCCACGTGAAGGACATTTTGGAATTTTTCTTCTGCTGCATCTCAGTCTTCTCTGATCTCGGTCTCTTCTCATTACTAAAGTAAGCAGAGGGAGGTGCAAACTCTGAATCTCGCTCTTGCCGACGTCGAGTTTTCCACTCGCTAAACATAGACTCtgtaggaaaaaataaaaaggtggtGTTAATGGACCAAGCACACATTTCTAAGACAGAACAGTAACCCTGATCTTTGAAAGTCAGAACCACAACAGGCATCTAAATCTTTGAGAGATGCAATTCTTTATTCAGTTTAAATTTTTGTGTTATCCTTAATATGTTTCTTATAAATGACTAAGCACAGCTCTaaacaaaaagaacacaaagagggaagagagagataaagatcCTATAATTCATACTTATAATTCATCAATTCTTAACATgccaaatgaaaatgtattgtataGGTGACTTGCCACTGAGAATTAAGGGAAAGATTACTGCGAAAACAATGCCTCACACCTAAAGTGTACAACAGCCAATAGTACCAAGTGATCTGAATGAGATGGAAAAATTCATAGTGAAATACATAACATCAAGTAGATTTTTAGTGAAGTAGTGCATACTCCTATCTGTCAATATCATTATTTACTCAATTCAAGTAGACTTTTACACCAGTCTTAGTAAAACGTCAGGAAATTAAACATCCGTCTTGTGCAGGTTATTTGTTTCCAACATACTTTCATTGTACTTATAATGAGCtgaatttcaaatatttaatattttgtatttagtTTACCTTTGCCTCTGTCCCATTCTCTGACATGAGGAACTCCTGGTTTAGTGTCCTTCCTTTCCTGAATCTCCACTTCCACCTTCTTCAGTATGCTGACCTCTGGACAGTCCTCAGGTGGAGGCGGAGGTCCTATTAATtcaccttcctcctcccctcctacGACAAACAGTTCACAGAAATCACTCATGGGAtcattaaaggtgcaatatgtaagatttgagcagaattttagtttaaagcATTCAAAAACTAACCAAAATTATCAACCAAATGcaaagaaataacagtttttatgTCAAGGATGtctatgtattgtgttgcagagtgGGGGACTGTGATTTCTGGTGATATGCTGCCCCATTGTGTTTGGATCAGGTGGCCAAGTCTTACACATTGCACCTTCAAAATGCaatatacattttacataaacaGCTTAATTTCTATAATATCAAATAATGTGGATTCTAACCTtcattctcctcttctttctgctCTTCCTCAGTGCCGTTCAGGTTtgtcttcatcttcctctgccTGACTTTGGCCAGTCTGGCCTGCAGGATGGCCTGCCTCTTTTCCTTCAGTCGTTCCCTCTTACTGCGCTGATCTGTTGTCTGAAGGATgaatgtaaaagagaaaaacaaagattaagCAAAAAGTGAGAGAGACTTTAGATtcagaatttattttatttacgaAATGGAAGACATTCAAGTGTGTCGCAGCGTCGTCTAAGATGGGAACAGTTGTGTTAgacaaaactaaataaacaaacatatatataataaacaCTTCTATCATTGCTTATTACACAACTAACAGAGTCTTAAGTCTGGAGCGGTATGTGGATGAGGTGTGATCATAGGAGGGTGGTTGTATCATGGAGtttaacatttctgtgttttacagctGTGATTGGCAGCTCACCTGGTCTCTGAGCATGTCCAGagtttctctctgctttctacGCTGCTCTTCATCCTGAGCAAACGCAAAGTAGCCTACACCAAGCTCCCGAGCCTCTGAGatgaaacaaataacaaacaaataaaatgtttgtttgtttttttttttttacagcacaaGACTGACAACCCAAACCCCTCAAGTCCAAATGTGTGCAGAAACGTAGCGTAGTAACCTT includes these proteins:
- the ccdc174 gene encoding coiled-coil domain-containing protein 174; protein product: MDKKKKPFDVTASSLVDLKAELYRKQEQFKQEKLGREDVGAGFKSKPKVKKPNVWSKQNAGVSGRAEKDAEQMAEEQNSLDTSKRRLEEKAKLYEQMTKGDFPDEETEGLFLVDFTQKIIDKKKETLAQKETEREDEERGSLSPVPPPQAPDEEWVDFVDALGRSRRCMKKDLPDFKKMDQDLKGKGKASAEKTLLSEDMRRELQRQEWEREEEEAMKKPVGPIHYEDMRGQEARELGVGYFAFAQDEEQRRKQRETLDMLRDQTTDQRSKRERLKEKRQAILQARLAKVRQRKMKTNLNGTEEEQKEEENEGGEEEGELIGPPPPPEDCPEVSILKKVEVEIQERKDTKPGVPHVREWDRGKESMFSEWKTRRRQERDSEFAPPSAYFSNEKRPRSEKTEMQQKKNSKMSFTWTKGPAGISESKAEPHPEPKTTPPPPQPQQNPPAPSEPTPSAPVSAPPVNLQHPPPQFYPPFPPPPPPQFTFPPHLPPHFPTQYPPQYPPQYPPQYPPQYPPQYPPQQPPQPTDHSQAQQAPQGASQNLDDMLSFFRNST